In the Chroococcidiopsis sp. SAG 2025 genome, one interval contains:
- a CDS encoding DUF6658 family protein has protein sequence MQKLTTLFKKLRLRQVLTVCLVGVLLIFSTACSNATTAQGTNPNNPAVQAGGNNNPHKNPGVNYNNVDKYTTDPTVKETPDKSPTNRASLDGYSLLVAANSEGILYPGAETPAGRAAKETELPIKTAKDFKQPEAGGLNQRNEDLGERIGNRLEKVQEAFKEASEFTQEKAAEGSRRPEAQSNPALGQ, from the coding sequence ATGCAAAAGTTAACTACTTTGTTCAAAAAACTAAGATTGCGCCAAGTGCTGACAGTATGCCTAGTTGGTGTATTACTGATCTTCAGCACAGCTTGTAGCAATGCAACGACAGCCCAAGGTACAAATCCTAACAACCCTGCTGTACAAGCGGGTGGAAACAATAATCCTCACAAAAATCCTGGGGTTAACTACAACAACGTAGATAAATATACTACCGATCCCACAGTTAAAGAGACACCCGATAAATCGCCAACTAATCGCGCTAGTTTAGATGGATATTCTCTGCTGGTAGCAGCGAATAGTGAAGGAATTCTTTACCCTGGAGCAGAAACCCCAGCCGGTAGAGCAGCAAAAGAAACTGAATTACCAATCAAAACAGCGAAAGACTTTAAACAACCCGAAGCAGGCGGGTTAAACCAAAGAAATGAAGATTTAGGAGAGCGGATCGGTAACCGCTTAGAAAAGGTGCAAGAAGCTTTTAAAGAGGCATCGGAGTTTACTCAAGAAAAAGCAGCAGAAGGTAGCAGAAGACCAGAAGCTCAAAGCAATCCTGCTTTAGGTCAATAG
- a CDS encoding FAD-dependent oxidoreductase, which produces MNSTRRHGQDRAVVIGGSIAGMLAARVLADDFATVAIADTDMLPSQPQARKGVPQSVQPHVLFAKGYRILEELFPGIGAELSAAGALSIDWLREFHHFSYGNWSANTTSASEIISCTCSRPLLEWAIRRRILEIPNIEIIAKHRATGLVRDSHGDRVTGIHLRPVGEGTESELFATLIVDASGRRSQAPQWLESAGFTPPPETVVNPFLGYATRRYRAPAGFDADWKIMLISQSPPDNTRLGYLARIEGGEWIATLGGYNKDFPPLDDEGFLAFARSLPSQRFYEAIASADPVSPTYAHRATANRLYHYEKIKLPQGFIALGDAVCALCPIYGQGMTVSAVGAIALRDWLKQGHGSHVSALDLDTSDFQKRLAKQNSLAWTIATTQDLGFPKTKQHPTNNSNRSSSGKLGKFMRWYNRQLMKGTSSRPELHALVLEVGQMLKSPLAFYHPKTIWRILTVIREQGAGSSE; this is translated from the coding sequence ATGAACTCAACACGGAGACACGGGCAAGATCGTGCTGTTGTCATAGGAGGAAGCATTGCTGGTATGCTGGCTGCACGGGTACTAGCAGATGATTTTGCTACTGTCGCGATCGCTGATACAGATATGCTACCCAGCCAGCCTCAAGCTAGAAAAGGCGTACCCCAATCAGTGCAACCTCATGTTTTGTTTGCCAAAGGGTACAGAATATTAGAAGAACTTTTTCCGGGAATCGGTGCTGAACTCTCCGCTGCTGGCGCACTATCAATTGATTGGTTGCGGGAGTTTCATCACTTTTCTTACGGTAACTGGAGTGCCAACACGACATCTGCCTCAGAAATTATTTCCTGCACTTGCAGCCGTCCGTTGCTAGAGTGGGCAATTAGACGGCGCATTTTAGAAATACCCAATATTGAAATTATTGCCAAACATCGCGCAACGGGTTTGGTGCGAGATTCTCATGGCGATCGCGTTACAGGTATTCACTTACGTCCAGTCGGTGAAGGCACGGAAAGCGAACTCTTTGCTACATTAATTGTCGATGCTAGCGGTCGTCGTTCCCAAGCACCACAATGGCTAGAAAGCGCGGGATTTACCCCACCGCCTGAAACCGTTGTCAATCCGTTTCTCGGTTATGCAACGCGCCGCTACCGCGCTCCCGCAGGATTTGATGCAGATTGGAAAATTATGTTAATTTCCCAATCGCCACCGGATAATACAAGGTTGGGATATTTAGCCAGAATTGAGGGAGGAGAATGGATTGCTACACTAGGCGGCTATAACAAAGATTTTCCACCATTGGACGATGAAGGCTTTTTAGCATTTGCCCGCAGTCTACCCAGTCAGAGATTTTACGAGGCGATCGCATCTGCCGACCCTGTATCGCCTACCTACGCTCATCGTGCGACTGCTAACAGATTGTATCACTACGAAAAAATCAAGCTACCGCAAGGTTTTATTGCTTTAGGCGATGCAGTCTGCGCCCTGTGTCCGATTTATGGGCAGGGGATGACAGTCAGTGCTGTGGGAGCGATCGCATTACGCGACTGGTTAAAGCAAGGACATGGCTCTCATGTAAGTGCTTTAGATTTAGACACCTCAGACTTTCAAAAACGTTTGGCTAAACAAAATTCTCTAGCTTGGACTATAGCAACAACTCAAGACTTAGGCTTTCCAAAAACAAAGCAGCACCCAACTAACAATTCAAATAGATCGTCGTCAGGCAAGCTAGGCAAGTTTATGCGTTGGTATAATCGGCAGTTGATGAAAGGTACGAGTTCTAGACCAGAACTACATGCCTTAGTGTTGGAAGTAGGGCAAATGCTCAAATCGCCTCTTGCCTTCTACCATCCCAAAACAATCTGGCGCATTTTGACAGTTATCAGGGAGCAGGGAGCAGGGAGCAGTGAGTAG
- a CDS encoding PHP domain-containing protein, producing MAVYCAQSSNSLSQQLQRVFQTIDAESCPLTFNFHMHTVYSDGRLEPEEAIEQAISIGLRGLAITDHHTIGGYRAAQRYLAQRQLHHPDLEGCVPQLWSGVEINAGLLDTEVHILAYAFDPQHARMQPYLQRRTATGEAYCAASIISAIHEAGGLAVLAHPARYKRSPFDLIAAANQLGVDGVETYYAYNNPHPWKPSPKETQQVRALAQQYHLLNTCGTDTHGRSILQRL from the coding sequence ATGGCTGTCTATTGTGCCCAGTCTTCTAATTCATTGAGCCAGCAGTTGCAGAGAGTTTTTCAGACAATTGATGCTGAAAGTTGCCCGCTAACTTTCAACTTCCACATGCACACGGTATATTCTGACGGTAGGTTAGAACCGGAAGAAGCGATCGAGCAAGCAATTTCAATCGGGCTGCGAGGATTGGCAATTACCGACCACCATACTATAGGTGGGTATCGCGCTGCTCAGCGTTATTTAGCCCAAAGGCAATTGCATCATCCAGATTTAGAAGGCTGCGTGCCTCAATTGTGGAGTGGAGTTGAGATTAATGCCGGATTGTTAGATACAGAAGTGCATATTCTGGCATATGCATTCGACCCCCAACACGCACGTATGCAGCCCTATCTCCAAAGACGTACTGCAACCGGAGAAGCATATTGTGCTGCTAGCATTATTAGTGCAATCCATGAAGCAGGGGGATTAGCAGTGTTAGCTCACCCAGCTCGCTACAAGCGATCGCCTTTCGATCTAATTGCTGCTGCTAACCAACTGGGAGTTGATGGAGTCGAAACATACTACGCTTACAACAATCCCCATCCCTGGAAACCTAGCCCGAAAGAAACTCAACAAGTACGCGCTCTGGCTCAACAGTACCACTTGTTAAATACCTGCGGTACGGATACCCACGGTCGTAGCATTCTCCAGCGGCTATAA
- the larC gene encoding nickel pincer cofactor biosynthesis protein LarC → MTKLAYLECPTGIAGDMCLGALVDAGVPLEYLQEQLQGLGIEREYQLRVDSVHRNGQLATKFHVDLLGDEHHRHDRHTHHHGRHLPEIEDLILKANLPIRAEAWSLAVFRQLAVAEGAVHGIAPEKVHFHEVGAVDAIVDIVGTCLGLDWLGIDKIYCSALPTGGGTVKAAHGLMAVPVPAVLKLWEMRNCPVYSNGIQKELVTPTGAAIATTLATDFGSPPAMTIQRIGQGAGSINLPIPNILRLWLGVETLHDAPLQGSNTSPFLEAIAVLETQIDDLNPQAIGYVLEALLAAGALDVFTQSIGMKKSRPGILLTVICHPDKIADLGAIVFRETTTLGIRRYTQQRLALQREIQSVTIKYGTVRVKIAWTGTATERQITNVQPEYEDCLQIARQHDLPWREVHRLALQAWHEQNSEFGIRNENIFEISANG, encoded by the coding sequence ATGACAAAACTAGCTTACCTCGAATGTCCTACTGGCATTGCTGGTGATATGTGCTTAGGAGCGCTGGTAGATGCTGGCGTGCCGCTAGAATACTTACAAGAACAGCTTCAGGGTTTAGGAATCGAACGGGAATATCAACTCAGGGTTGATTCCGTCCACCGTAACGGGCAGTTAGCAACAAAATTTCATGTTGATTTATTAGGCGACGAGCATCACCGCCACGACCGTCATACCCATCATCACGGTCGTCATTTGCCCGAGATTGAAGATTTAATCCTCAAAGCTAATTTACCGATTCGTGCTGAAGCTTGGAGTTTAGCTGTTTTTCGTCAGCTAGCTGTTGCTGAAGGAGCAGTGCATGGTATTGCGCCAGAGAAAGTCCACTTTCACGAAGTCGGTGCGGTGGATGCAATTGTAGATATTGTCGGTACTTGCTTGGGTTTGGATTGGTTGGGGATAGATAAAATTTACTGTTCTGCCTTACCCACGGGAGGCGGGACAGTTAAAGCCGCCCACGGACTGATGGCGGTTCCGGTACCAGCGGTGTTGAAGTTGTGGGAGATGCGCAATTGTCCGGTTTATAGCAATGGTATCCAAAAGGAATTAGTTACGCCTACGGGAGCCGCGATCGCCACCACTTTAGCTACAGATTTTGGCTCTCCACCCGCTATGACGATACAGCGGATCGGACAGGGTGCGGGTTCTATTAATTTACCGATCCCTAATATTCTGCGCTTGTGGCTGGGTGTGGAGACGTTGCATGATGCGCCCCTACAAGGATCGAATACTAGCCCCTTTCTAGAGGCGATCGCGGTACTGGAAACCCAGATCGACGATCTTAACCCCCAGGCGATTGGCTACGTCTTGGAGGCGCTGCTAGCGGCTGGAGCATTGGATGTTTTTACACAGTCAATTGGGATGAAAAAATCTCGCCCTGGCATTTTGCTCACTGTGATTTGCCACCCTGACAAAATTGCCGATCTTGGGGCGATCGTCTTTCGAGAAACTACAACTTTAGGTATTCGCCGCTATACTCAACAACGGCTGGCTTTACAGCGCGAAATCCAATCTGTAACAATCAAATACGGTACGGTGCGAGTTAAAATTGCTTGGACTGGTACAGCCACAGAGCGTCAAATTACTAACGTTCAGCCAGAATACGAAGATTGTTTGCAAATTGCTCGACAGCACGATCTCCCTTGGCGAGAAGTTCATCGATTAGCGCTGCAAGCTTGGCACGAACAGAATTCGGAATTCGGAATTCGGAATGAAAATATTTTCGAGATCTCGGCTAATGGCTAA
- a CDS encoding L-threonylcarbamoyladenylate synthase: MATVYTIHPDNPQPRTVEELIAALRDGAVMLYPTDTVYAIGCDLNSKSAVERVRQIKQLSNDKPLTFLCPSLSNVATYAIVSDPAYRIMRHLIPGSYTFLLPATKLVPKLVQNPKRKTTGIRVPNHKICAALLNALGNPIISTSAHLPQNGNGRSAPAEANLSRVELFDRLDKIVDAIVDDGSEPEDEVSTIIDMTTDEPEIIRQGKGWEAAVAWV; this comes from the coding sequence ATGGCTACAGTCTACACAATTCATCCCGACAATCCTCAGCCTCGCACTGTGGAAGAACTTATTGCAGCGTTGCGCGATGGTGCAGTCATGCTCTATCCGACTGATACCGTCTACGCGATCGGCTGCGACCTTAATTCTAAATCGGCAGTGGAGCGAGTGCGCCAGATCAAACAGCTATCAAATGATAAGCCGCTAACTTTTTTGTGTCCTTCTCTGTCTAATGTGGCAACTTATGCGATCGTCAGCGATCCTGCTTACCGGATTATGAGGCATTTAATCCCAGGATCTTATACTTTTCTGCTCCCTGCCACCAAGCTCGTACCGAAATTAGTCCAAAATCCTAAGCGCAAAACAACCGGAATTCGAGTACCAAACCATAAAATTTGTGCTGCTTTATTAAATGCTTTGGGTAATCCGATTATTTCTACCTCAGCTCACTTGCCTCAAAATGGCAACGGGCGCTCTGCTCCGGCTGAAGCTAACTTATCGCGAGTCGAGTTATTCGATCGCCTAGACAAAATAGTAGATGCGATCGTCGATGATGGCTCGGAGCCAGAAGATGAAGTCTCGACAATTATTGACATGACGACAGACGAACCAGAGATTATCCGCCAAGGTAAGGGCTGGGAAGCTGCCGTAGCATGGGTGTAA
- the trpA gene encoding tryptophan synthase subunit alpha → MTAISECFKSLRDRQECALIPFITAGDPDLATTAEALRVLDAAGADLIELGVPYSDPLADGPTIQAAATRALQRGTKLEQVLEIVAAVKSDLRSPIILFNYYNPILYRGIESFFQQISQAGVAGLVVPDLPLEEAEYLLQVATQYGVEVILLVAPTSSVERIEAIAQHSQGFIYLVSVTGVTGIRTGLEARVQDLLQQIQQMSDKPIGIGFGISQPEHAAQVKQWGADAVIVGSAIVKRLAEGTPEQGLAAIAEFCRSLKAAISSR, encoded by the coding sequence ATGACTGCTATTTCCGAGTGTTTTAAGTCTTTGCGCGATCGCCAAGAGTGTGCCTTAATCCCGTTTATTACAGCTGGCGATCCTGACTTAGCAACGACCGCTGAGGCACTACGGGTTTTGGATGCGGCAGGTGCAGATCTCATAGAGTTGGGCGTTCCCTACTCCGATCCACTGGCTGATGGACCCACGATTCAAGCAGCAGCTACCCGCGCTTTGCAACGGGGAACAAAGTTAGAGCAAGTATTGGAGATAGTCGCGGCTGTCAAGTCAGATTTGCGATCGCCAATTATTTTATTTAATTACTACAACCCGATTTTATACCGAGGAATCGAGTCGTTTTTTCAACAGATCTCTCAAGCAGGGGTAGCAGGATTAGTCGTACCAGATTTGCCCCTAGAAGAGGCGGAATACCTGTTGCAGGTGGCAACTCAATACGGTGTAGAAGTCATACTACTAGTAGCTCCTACCAGCTCGGTAGAACGAATTGAAGCGATCGCGCAGCATTCTCAAGGATTTATTTATTTGGTGAGCGTGACTGGCGTTACTGGGATCAGAACTGGATTAGAAGCACGAGTGCAGGACTTGTTACAACAAATTCAGCAGATGAGCGATAAGCCAATAGGAATTGGCTTCGGCATTTCTCAGCCAGAACACGCAGCACAAGTAAAACAGTGGGGTGCAGATGCAGTCATTGTAGGTAGTGCCATAGTGAAGCGTCTGGCGGAGGGGACACCAGAACAAGGACTCGCCGCGATCGCTGAATTTTGCCGCAGTCTCAAAGCCGCTATTTCTAGTAGATAA
- a CDS encoding cobalamin-binding protein has product MKKQDLRIVSLIPSATEILAALGLTDVVVGRSHECDFPPEILNRPACTRARINSNGSSAEIHQDVDRLIQSALSIYQIETDLLEQLQPTHIVTQDQCDVCAVSLGEVEKAVANLTHSQPQIISLQPNVLADVWADIERVAQTLGVDANRLIENIQSRIEIGRQKVRGLSVSELPTVVCIEWIDPLMVASNWIPELVAIAGGQSLFSVSGQASAQVRWENLIAADPSIIVVMPCGLDLTRTQAEILPLTQRPEWQQLRAVQSGRVYATDGNAYFNRPGPRLVDSLEILAEILHPEIFSYGYKGSAWEQVQLPVTSDQ; this is encoded by the coding sequence ATGAAAAAGCAAGATCTCAGAATAGTCTCGCTGATTCCTAGTGCTACCGAGATTTTAGCAGCATTGGGTCTAACAGACGTGGTGGTCGGGCGATCGCACGAATGCGATTTTCCTCCAGAAATACTCAATCGTCCGGCTTGTACGCGGGCGCGAATTAATTCTAATGGTAGTAGCGCTGAGATTCATCAGGATGTCGATCGATTAATCCAATCAGCACTTAGCATCTACCAAATTGAAACCGACCTCTTAGAACAGTTACAGCCAACCCATATAGTCACTCAAGACCAGTGCGATGTTTGTGCAGTAAGTCTGGGTGAAGTAGAAAAAGCAGTTGCTAACCTAACGCATTCTCAACCTCAGATCATCTCTCTTCAACCCAACGTTTTAGCAGACGTGTGGGCAGATATAGAGCGTGTAGCTCAGACGCTCGGAGTCGATGCAAATAGATTAATTGAAAATATTCAGTCGCGGATTGAAATTGGTCGACAAAAGGTTCGTGGGCTATCGGTGTCAGAATTACCAACAGTCGTATGCATTGAGTGGATCGATCCTCTCATGGTAGCAAGTAACTGGATTCCCGAACTAGTGGCGATCGCCGGGGGTCAATCCTTATTTAGCGTTTCCGGTCAAGCTTCTGCTCAAGTAAGATGGGAAAACCTGATAGCTGCCGATCCAAGTATTATTGTGGTCATGCCTTGCGGTCTTGACCTCACCCGTACCCAGGCAGAAATTTTGCCTCTAACGCAGCGCCCAGAATGGCAGCAGCTACGAGCAGTTCAAAGTGGCAGAGTCTATGCTACGGACGGTAATGCTTATTTCAACCGTCCGGGTCCACGCTTAGTCGATTCCCTAGAAATTCTCGCCGAGATTCTTCATCCAGAAATATTTTCCTACGGCTACAAAGGGAGTGCTTGGGAACAAGTTCAGTTACCAGTGACCAGTGACCAGTGA
- a CDS encoding DUF3007 family protein: MRRIDAIGVTLGVFAAGGLAYVALKVAGLDNLEAGIWSQLLLVGGLIGWLLSYVFRVMGKKMTYHQQRSAYEEAFWQKKLDELSPEELEKLQAELEKEEKINS, encoded by the coding sequence ATGCGACGAATTGACGCGATCGGAGTGACTCTAGGAGTCTTTGCTGCTGGAGGCTTAGCATACGTTGCTTTAAAAGTTGCTGGCTTAGATAATCTAGAAGCTGGTATCTGGAGCCAGCTATTATTAGTAGGTGGTTTAATTGGATGGCTGCTAAGCTATGTCTTTCGCGTGATGGGGAAGAAGATGACCTATCACCAGCAGCGAAGCGCCTATGAAGAAGCTTTCTGGCAAAAAAAGTTAGACGAACTCTCACCGGAAGAACTGGAAAAGCTGCAAGCTGAACTGGAAAAAGAAGAAAAGATTAATTCGTAA
- a CDS encoding lysylphosphatidylglycerol synthase domain-containing protein produces the protein MQHILSRLKPYLRWIILGGTLFFLITAFKNNWQEVAAIRIATLGWLTLATALGVTLFAHIWSGWVWTWILEEFNQTVNIPQFVRVYLQTNIAKYLPGNVWHYYGRISAAKTAGIPTSIAALSVLLEPLLMAAAAIVLALLGIQSAIALTQSYIQLLLFFVLAGVLLAIHPDLLNLAMRLLSRMKFKSTANTSDRVLCQIKRYPWRPLLGELGFVGLRGTGFLLTLLAIIPLSIERIPLLFAAFSLAWVLGLVIPGAPGGLGVFEVTAIALLQHSFSAGAVISAIALYRFISITAEAAGAGLAWLNERLIVGN, from the coding sequence ATGCAGCACATTTTGTCACGCCTGAAACCTTACTTGCGCTGGATAATACTAGGCGGGACTTTGTTTTTCTTAATAACAGCTTTCAAAAACAATTGGCAAGAAGTAGCAGCAATTCGGATTGCTACTTTAGGATGGCTAACTTTAGCGACCGCTTTAGGTGTAACTCTATTCGCCCATATCTGGTCTGGATGGGTCTGGACTTGGATATTGGAGGAATTCAACCAGACCGTCAATATTCCTCAATTCGTGCGAGTTTATTTGCAAACAAATATTGCTAAATATTTACCAGGGAATGTCTGGCATTACTACGGTCGAATTTCTGCGGCAAAAACTGCTGGTATTCCTACCAGCATAGCAGCTTTAAGCGTATTGTTAGAACCTCTATTAATGGCGGCTGCCGCAATCGTGTTGGCTTTGCTAGGAATCCAATCGGCGATCGCTCTAACTCAAAGTTATATCCAATTGTTACTATTTTTTGTCTTGGCTGGGGTATTGTTAGCAATTCACCCTGATTTGCTAAACTTGGCGATGCGGCTGCTCAGTCGAATGAAATTTAAATCGACTGCAAATACAAGCGATCGCGTTCTCTGCCAAATTAAACGCTACCCTTGGCGACCTTTATTAGGAGAATTGGGTTTCGTGGGATTGCGAGGAACGGGTTTTTTACTAACTTTACTAGCTATAATTCCGCTATCAATAGAGCGTATTCCTTTATTATTTGCTGCTTTTAGTTTAGCTTGGGTATTGGGATTAGTAATTCCTGGTGCGCCTGGAGGTTTAGGAGTCTTTGAAGTCACGGCGATCGCTTTATTGCAACACAGTTTTTCTGCTGGTGCAGTCATTAGCGCGATCGCTTTATATCGCTTTATTAGTATTACTGCTGAAGCTGCTGGAGCGGGACTGGCTTGGTTAAATGAGAGATTGATAGTTGGTAATTGA
- the holB gene encoding DNA polymerase III subunit delta' has translation MTAFAQLIGQHQAVELLTQAIAQNRVAPAYLFAGPEGVGRCMAAKYFVEQLFCSQIPDSKQQQVRQRLQLGNHPDVLWIEPPQLEEKRKAAPVIRIEQIRHIEQFLSRPPLEAPRAVVAIESAESMTEAAANALLKTLEEPGQATIVLIAPSTASLLPTLVSRCQRIPFYRLDSQSLAQVLQQVGYAHILSQPAILALAQGSPGAAIAAWQKLEVIPAELLAKLQQMPPSCHEALNLARQIDRTLDLETQIWLVDYLQYCYWQKFLASEMQHFPLEKLETTRRYLLCYAQPRLVWEVTLLCLTDVEMLRGTPLYL, from the coding sequence ATGACCGCTTTTGCCCAACTCATAGGACAGCATCAAGCAGTAGAATTATTGACTCAAGCGATCGCGCAAAATCGCGTTGCTCCAGCTTATTTATTTGCGGGACCGGAGGGCGTGGGAAGGTGCATGGCAGCCAAATACTTTGTAGAACAATTATTCTGCTCTCAAATTCCAGATTCCAAGCAGCAACAAGTTCGCCAGCGCTTGCAGTTGGGGAATCACCCCGATGTTTTGTGGATCGAACCTCCGCAGCTTGAAGAAAAACGCAAAGCAGCACCAGTTATCCGCATCGAACAAATTCGCCACATCGAGCAATTTCTCAGTCGTCCACCTCTGGAAGCACCTCGTGCTGTAGTCGCGATCGAGTCAGCCGAATCTATGACAGAGGCAGCGGCAAATGCGCTATTAAAAACCCTGGAAGAGCCAGGACAGGCGACAATTGTGTTGATCGCTCCCTCTACTGCATCGTTATTACCAACGCTGGTATCGAGATGTCAGCGCATTCCTTTTTATCGCTTGGACTCTCAGTCTTTAGCTCAAGTACTACAACAAGTCGGCTACGCGCATATTTTGAGCCAACCAGCTATTTTGGCACTAGCGCAGGGCAGCCCAGGGGCAGCGATCGCGGCTTGGCAAAAGCTAGAGGTAATTCCGGCTGAATTACTGGCAAAACTTCAGCAGATGCCTCCATCTTGCCATGAAGCCCTAAATCTTGCGCGTCAAATCGATCGCACTCTGGATTTAGAAACTCAAATTTGGTTGGTAGACTATCTTCAGTATTGCTACTGGCAAAAGTTTTTGGCTAGCGAAATGCAGCACTTTCCCTTGGAAAAACTGGAGACAACTAGGCGTTACTTACTCTGTTATGCCCAGCCTCGACTTGTTTGGGAAGTAACGTTACTATGTTTGACAGATGTAGAAATGTTGCGGGGAACGCCTTTATATCTATAA
- the ndhL gene encoding NAD(P)H-quinone oxidoreductase subunit L: MMVALLYLALAGAYLLVVPIALLLYLNLRWYTATSFERGFMYFMVFFFFPGLLVLSPFLNFRPKRRQIQT; encoded by the coding sequence ATGATGGTAGCCCTACTGTACTTAGCTTTGGCAGGAGCATACTTGCTTGTCGTCCCAATTGCACTACTGCTCTACTTAAATCTCAGGTGGTACACGGCTACTTCCTTCGAGCGCGGTTTTATGTACTTTATGGTATTCTTTTTCTTCCCAGGTTTGTTGGTTTTATCGCCCTTTCTCAACTTTCGACCCAAGCGCCGCCAAATTCAGACATAG
- the tmk gene encoding dTMP kinase, with protein MNLPGKLIVFEGVEGSGKTTQIQATQSWLREILSSTTPKRDVIVTREPGGTQLGAKLRSLLLESRGEAPILSTTELLLYAADRAQHVEETLKVAIASGTIILCDRYTDSTIAYQGYGRGLDLNLIHQLNAIATAGLESDLTIWLDLDVEVGLSRTKGRGSNDRIEQEAIAFHRRVQQGYSELARQDPHRIVRVDASLSESEVRQQIQTILRQHLAEILR; from the coding sequence TTGAACTTACCAGGCAAACTGATTGTATTTGAAGGTGTTGAAGGTAGTGGCAAGACAACACAAATTCAAGCCACACAATCCTGGCTGCGGGAAATTTTAAGCTCTACGACTCCTAAGCGAGATGTCATCGTAACCAGGGAACCAGGGGGGACTCAATTAGGGGCAAAACTGCGCTCTTTGCTGCTGGAATCTAGAGGTGAAGCACCCATACTCAGCACGACTGAATTGTTATTGTACGCCGCCGATCGCGCTCAGCACGTAGAAGAAACGCTCAAGGTGGCGATCGCCTCTGGCACAATTATTCTGTGCGATCGCTATACCGATTCCACGATTGCTTATCAAGGTTACGGTCGCGGTTTAGACTTAAATTTAATCCATCAACTCAACGCGATCGCAACTGCTGGGCTGGAAAGCGACTTAACAATTTGGTTAGATCTCGATGTAGAAGTCGGTTTATCCAGAACTAAAGGACGGGGAAGCAACGACCGCATCGAACAAGAGGCGATCGCCTTTCATCGTCGCGTTCAACAGGGATATTCAGAATTAGCTCGACAAGATCCACACCGCATTGTACGAGTTGATGCTAGTTTGAGTGAAAGCGAAGTTCGTCAACAGATTCAGACGATTTTGCGCCAACACTTAGCCGAAATACTGCGATGA